A DNA window from Schistocerca americana isolate TAMUIC-IGC-003095 chromosome 4, iqSchAmer2.1, whole genome shotgun sequence contains the following coding sequences:
- the LOC124613015 gene encoding cytoplasmic polyadenylation element-binding protein 3-like, with translation MGDYKFSVNSNVGSVSSVEFPASSTSSSSLFFTTPTSVPDTISSHQHSTMQDELLIEKTAVKTTQQLSPNSDVNGEQAVKTKEDETSSGNIVQTENKQNEQSQIGPAVTAPLQLGTGFNVSEPSLNVINSSNTSTASLWSSGPMEEGLLHSLNVPAVNGTLAFQNFPPTNPNPLYNTSLGPQIAGLPQSQGQPPQRRAITATHNFPHNLSRQIQHQNHPQNMFMANKGYTSWSSPQQNTWSPGPQNQANMQGLSPWNRGRSVPNLNPLQTMGNMGNLGNRKPSPTFNHQHSGMVISPIKFRRSTSYPGKGLFPQPPTFEITNMDENREVLLPYPTARSTDSQDAFLPGFSCKKGRRPYVGTVT, from the exons ATGGGGGATTACAAGTTTAGTGTCAATTCTAACGTTGGGTCTGTTTCATCTGTGGAATTTCCCGCAAGTTCGACTAGTAGTTCATCGCTGTTTTTTACGACACCAACGTCTGTGCCGGATACTATTTCGTCACATCAGCATTCAACTATGCAAGATGAACTTTTGATAGAAAAAACTGCTGTAAAAACGACGCAGCAACTTTCACCGAATTCAGATGTCAACGGAGAGCAGGCAGTGaaaaccaaagaagatgaaacttcATCTGGAAACATTGTGCAGACTGAAAACAAGCAGAACGAACAGTCACAGATCGGGCCTGCCGTTACTGCTCCGCTCCAGCTCGGAACTGGATTTAATGTATCTGAACCTAGTCTTAACGTGATTAATTCTAGTAATACTTCCACGGCTAGCTTGTGGTCTTCAGGACCGATGGAGGAGGGTCTTTTGCACAGTTTAAATGTACCTGCTGTAAATGGGACCTTAGCATTTCAGAATTTTCCTCCTACTAATCCAAATCCTTTATATAATACTAGTTTAGGACCTCAGATCGCAGGCTTACCACAGTCGCAAGGACAGCCTCCACAAAGGCGAGCCATCACAGCAACTCACAACTTTCCACATAATTTATCTCGCCAGATCCAGCACCAAAATCATCCGCAGAATATGTTTATGGCTAATAAGGGTTATACTTCTTGGTCCAGTCCTCAGCAAAATACATGGTCACCGGGCCCGCAGAACCAAGCTAACATGCAAGGTTTGTCACCGTGGAATAGAGGAAGATCTGTACCAAATTTGAATCCACTTCAAACCATGGGTAACATGGGCAATCTAGGCAACAGGAAACCTAGTCCAACATTTAATCATCAACACTCCGGAATGGTTATTTCACCGATAAAATTTCGACGCAGTACTTCATACCCAGGCAAAGGACTTTTTCCTCAACCACCAACGTTTGAAATTACCAACATGGATGAAAACAGAGAAGTGCTGCTTCCTTATCCG ACCGCCAGAAGCACTGACAGCCAAGATGCTTTCCTGCCGGGGTTCAGCTGTAAGAAAGGCCGACGCCCGTATGTTGGGACAGTGACCTGA